The Abditibacteriota bacterium genome segment GCCGGGGCTGATATGCTCAGCGGACAAGTCCGCGAAAATACAAAAGCACGTCCCTCTGCGACGAGGGACGCTGAGCTTGTTCGATTTAGTTGATTTTGCTACTGATATATTCTACAGCATCGCCAACAGTCTTGATGGTTGCCGAATCCTCGTCGGGAATCTGGATGTCAAATTCATCTTCAAAGCCGATGACGAGATCCACTACGTCAAGAGAATCGGCGCCCAGGTCTTCCACGAAGCTGGAGCTCTCTTCGATCTGGCTCTCGTTCACCTTGAGCTTGTCAACGACAACATTCTTTACTCTATCAAAAATTTCGGCCATTTTATGTCCTCCGATAGTATTTTATAAAAGCCCGAAGGCTGTTATAGCAAGGTTGATCTACATTACCATTCCGCCATCTACGGGAATGACCACTCCCGTCAGATAGTCGCTCATGGGCGAGGCGAGAAACAGCACGGTGTCGGCCACGTCGTCGGGAGTACCCAGCCTTTGCAGGGGGATCATCTCCGCAGCCTTTTGCTTGGCCTCGTCGGATATCTCGTCGGTCATGACTGTCTGTATGAATCCGGGGGCCACAGCGTTGGCTGTGATGCCGCGCTTGCCGTATTCCTTGGCGATGGTCTTGGTCAGGGCTATGACCCCGGCCTTTGAAGCCGAATAATTGGCCTGCCCCGCATTGCCCATGATGCCCATCACCGAAGCCATGCTGATGATTTTGCCGTATCTCTGGCGGGTCATCTGCTTCAGGGCGGCCTTGGAACAGTTGAACACGCCCTTGAGGTTGGTGGAGAGCACCATATCCCACTCGGCGTCGGACATCCTGAGCATCAGATTGTCCCGGGTGATGCCGGCGTTGTTGACCAGTATATCCAGCCTGCCCCACTTATCGACTGCAGCCTTGACCCACTGCTCGGCAGTCTCAAAGTCGGCCACGCTGCCCTGCAGCGCAAAGGCCTCGGCGCCGGTCCCTTTTATTTCATCGGCGACAGCCTCGGCATCCTGCAGGTTGTAGTCCACTATACATATCTTTGCGCCTTGGGCGGCCAGCTTGAGACAGATGGATCTGCCTATGCCTTTTCCGCCGCGTCCCGCGCCTGTCACCAAAGCGACCTTGTCCTTCAACATCTCCCGTACCTCATATATTCAATCAAAAAATATTATACTATACACACCGGCGCTTGTCAAGATTAGCGGAGCAGGTCCAGGTCCGCCATACAGCTTACGCTCACTACCGGAATGCCGGGAGCTATCTTTTTTACGAGACCCGCGAGCACGGTGCCGCTGCCCAACTCTACAAAGGCTTCGGCGCCCATAGCTGTCATCCTGTTGACGCTTTCCACCCAGCGGACGGAGCCGGTCAGCTGCCGCGCCAGATTGGCTCTGACGGTCTCGGGATCCGTTTCGGGCAGGGCGTCGGCGTTGGCCACCACAGGCACGGTACACCGTTCAATGCGGGTGAGCTGCAGGGCTTTTTCCAGCCCTTCTTTTGCCTGCTCCATCAGGGGCGAATGAAAGGCGCCGGACACGTTGAGAGGCACTACCCTCCGGGCGCCCGCCTCCTTGTAGAGGGCCGCCGCTTCCTCCAGGGCTGCCTTTTCGCCGGACACCACTGTCTGCGCCGGCGAATTGATATTTGCGTTGACGCAGACTCCTTTTACCCTGGCGTTGATCTCCGCCAGGACCTCCGGGGCGAGCCCTATGACTGCAGCCATGCCGCCGGGATTGGCGGCGGCGCACCGGTCCATGAGCTCCGCTCTCTTTTGGATAAGAGCCAGCCCGTCTGCAAAGGAAAAAGCTCCGGCTGCGCAGAGAGCCGCATATTCGCCGGCGGAATGCCCCGCGCACACCATGGGTCTGACCAGCTCGCAGACTGCGGCGCAGGCGGCGCAGCAGGTCGTATAGAGAGCCGGCTGTGTGTTGACAGTCCGGCCCAGCTCCTCTGCGGGGCCTTCGAAGCACAAGCCGCTGATACGCTCGCCGGCCACATCAAATACGGCCCGGGCAGCAGGCGAATTGTCGGCAAAGTCCTTGCCCATGCCCACAGCCTGAGAGCCCTGACCGGGAAATACGAAAGCGATCTGTTTGCCTAATATGCCCATCTCATCAGCCCCGATGCCCAGGTAAGTCCGGCTCCAAAGCCGCAGACGGCCACCAGATCTCCCTTTTTGATCCGGCCCTGCTCCCACGCCTCGCACAGGGCTATGGGGATGGAAGCGCCGGAGGTGTTGCCATACTTGTCCAGATTGACAAAAAACTTGTCCATGGGGATCCTCAGCCTCTTGGCTGCCGACTCTATGATGCGTATATTGGCCTGATGGGGAATAAAGAGATCCACGTCCTGGGCGGTGATATTGTTTCTGTGGAACAGCTTGTTCAGGGTGTCCGACTGGATCTTGACGGCGAACTTGAACACCTCCTGGCCGGCCATGACTATCTTGTTGCGGTAGGAGGCGAGACCCTCCTGAGTCATGGGCCGCCGGGAGCCGCCCTCGGGGATATACAGATAACCGGCGCCGGAGCCGTCCGAGCCCATGTCAAAGTCTATGAGGCCGTATTCGCCCGCATGCTCGCCTATCACGGCCGCTCCGCAGCCGTCCCCGAACAGCACGCAGGAGCTGCGGTCCGTCCAGTTCATGATGCGGCTGATGAGGTCGGAGCCTATGACCAGTATCCTCTTGTAGAAGCCCGACCTTATGAAGCCAAAGGCGCAGGACACACTGTACACCCAGCCGGAGCATGCCGCTTTGAGGTCAAAGGCAGCAGCCCGCGAAAGGCCCAGGCGGTCCTGGACCAGGCACGCAACGCTGGGAAGAGTGTAATCGGGAGTAATGGTGGCCACTATCACCAGATCTATGTCCTCCGGCCGGGAGCCGCTTCGTTCCATGGCCTGCCTTGCGGCGTCCACTGCCAGATCGGAAGCAGCCATACCCTCGGGACAGATACGCCTCTCCTTAATGCCCGTTCTGCTGCTGATCCATTCGTCGCTGGTATCGACCATCTTCTCGAGATCGGCGTTGGTCAACACCTTTTCCGGCAGCGCTTTGCCCATGCCGAGAACAGCAATAGTATTTGTGTTAAGCATCAGTGAATATCCTTTTGGACCCTCCGCGGGACAAGTTTCATACACATATATTTTACCACGAAACCCGCCGAAAGTGTAGTAGCGCTTGCAAAAAACCCCTCGTATATAGTATAGTTATTATGTAAAACCAATGAGAAGGGGCGCCCATTCTGAAGCTTTCGGCTGTCATAGTCAACTGGTACTCCTCGGATCTCACAGAGAGGCTGATCGCATCGGTTGACCAATACCCTCCCTCCTGCGACTGGGAGGTGATCATAGTGGACAACGGCTCCCCGGATTTTGATCCCGGGAGGTTTGACCGTCCGCAGGTGACCTGTATCCCCTGCGGCGAGAACCACAAATACGCCCGGGGCAACAACATCGGAGCGCAGCGGGCCCGGGGAGAGTATCTGCTGCTCCTGAACCCGGACATCGAGTTCACGGAGGGCTCGGCGGATGCTCTGGTGGACTTTTTGGACGCCCACGGAGAATACGGCGCCGCGTGCCCCCGTCTCATATTGCCGGACGGCTCCACAGACAGGTCCGTGAGAGGCTTTCCCTACATGCTGCCTCTCGTCCTGTCCTATCTGCGCATACCGTCGTCATATCTGATGCCCTATATGGACTATGACCGGGAGAGCGACGTGCTGCAGCCCATGACCAGCAGCCTGCTGATCAGAAAGTCCGTCTTTGACTCGCTGGGGGGCTTTGACGAGCAGTTTCCGATCTTTTTCAACGACGTGGATCTGCTTTACAGGGCCCATCTGCAGGGCGTGGGGATCAGGTATCTGCCGTCCTCGCGGATGAAGCACGTTCACGGCGGCTCCACCCGTCGCGCGGACCCGGCTCTCATGAAGAGGGAGTCATGCCTCTCGCTCATCAGATTTTACAACAAGCACTTTGCAAAACGCTATGGACCGATACTGACAGCCCTTTTTACCGCGGCAATAGGTCTGGTCATCCCGAAGGAAGGTAACAAATGAGGCGCAAGCTGATAATAAGCATCGTGACGTGGAACAACCGGTTGGAAATAGACCGCTTGCTGGAATCCCTGTCTTTTCAGGAAGGCCTGCCGGCCGACACGGGAGTGG includes the following:
- a CDS encoding glycosyltransferase family 2 protein — encoded protein: MLKLSAVIVNWYSSDLTERLIASVDQYPPSCDWEVIIVDNGSPDFDPGRFDRPQVTCIPCGENHKYARGNNIGAQRARGEYLLLLNPDIEFTEGSADALVDFLDAHGEYGAACPRLILPDGSTDRSVRGFPYMLPLVLSYLRIPSSYLMPYMDYDRESDVLQPMTSSLLIRKSVFDSLGGFDEQFPIFFNDVDLLYRAHLQGVGIRYLPSSRMKHVHGGSTRRADPALMKRESCLSLIRFYNKHFAKRYGPILTALFTAAIGLVIPKEGNK
- a CDS encoding acyl carrier protein: MAEIFDRVKNVVVDKLKVNESQIEESSSFVEDLGADSLDVVDLVIGFEDEFDIQIPDEDSATIKTVGDAVEYISSKIN
- the fabD gene encoding ACP S-malonyltransferase — translated: MGILGKQIAFVFPGQGSQAVGMGKDFADNSPAARAVFDVAGERISGLCFEGPAEELGRTVNTQPALYTTCCAACAAVCELVRPMVCAGHSAGEYAALCAAGAFSFADGLALIQKRAELMDRCAAANPGGMAAVIGLAPEVLAEINARVKGVCVNANINSPAQTVVSGEKAALEEAAALYKEAGARRVVPLNVSGAFHSPLMEQAKEGLEKALQLTRIERCTVPVVANADALPETDPETVRANLARQLTGSVRWVESVNRMTAMGAEAFVELGSGTVLAGLVKKIAPGIPVVSVSCMADLDLLR
- a CDS encoding ketoacyl-ACP synthase III — encoded protein: MLNTNTIAVLGMGKALPEKVLTNADLEKMVDTSDEWISSRTGIKERRICPEGMAASDLAVDAARQAMERSGSRPEDIDLVIVATITPDYTLPSVACLVQDRLGLSRAAAFDLKAACSGWVYSVSCAFGFIRSGFYKRILVIGSDLISRIMNWTDRSSCVLFGDGCGAAVIGEHAGEYGLIDFDMGSDGSGAGYLYIPEGGSRRPMTQEGLASYRNKIVMAGQEVFKFAVKIQSDTLNKLFHRNNITAQDVDLFIPHQANIRIIESAAKRLRIPMDKFFVNLDKYGNTSGASIPIALCEAWEQGRIKKGDLVAVCGFGAGLTWASGLMRWAY
- the fabG gene encoding 3-oxoacyl-[acyl-carrier-protein] reductase, producing MLKDKVALVTGAGRGGKGIGRSICLKLAAQGAKICIVDYNLQDAEAVADEIKGTGAEAFALQGSVADFETAEQWVKAAVDKWGRLDILVNNAGITRDNLMLRMSDAEWDMVLSTNLKGVFNCSKAALKQMTRQRYGKIISMASVMGIMGNAGQANYSASKAGVIALTKTIAKEYGKRGITANAVAPGFIQTVMTDEISDEAKQKAAEMIPLQRLGTPDDVADTVLFLASPMSDYLTGVVIPVDGGMVM